The genomic DNA tgcaacatttaaccagtttttattaatttttctgtaattgttttgataattttggaccaaatggacatcacatttcattggctacagttttttatcaaaattttgcaaaaatctgcaCAAATATCTCACTGGGGtataaaggagacaaaaattgactttggcgctcaaaggattaaattaTCATTCATACACCTGAGGGACCATGACATGAAaagaagttatgaaagttttcttGGTACATACCACATGACAATCAGAACCATCTGCATGACAATGTCATTCAGGATCATGAAGAACTGACACATAACATGTGCTTTTTTGCCCATCTTGGCCATCAAGACACCAAAGGCAATGCAGAACACAATCAATCCtagaaaaaatcataattttttaGTATTAATCTTGCTTGTGCTGTTGTGCTTATTGACAGTAATAATGTATAAAATTCAAACAATAGAACATTTTCTCAATAAATAAAGAAGTTTATCATTACAATAACTTGTCCATATAACGTTCATTATTCCAGAAACCATAGAGATGTATATTATTTCAGAACATTTGTCAAGTGTTCCTCACAGCTATAAGTGCTGCAAAACTGACAAAGCACAGACTTTATCCTTTTGTTATTAAACTTTGAATCTAGTTTTTCTCTCCCCATTATATCCCGTGAGGAATGAATTAGCACCCATAGACAGTGCCTGAAAAGTAAAAGGACAAAGGTCACAGATTTTTGGAAATCATATTTTCACCGCATTTGATCTTAATACAAGTACATACGAATCATATTCTTCTTTTCTAGAAATCATTGTCCTTCAACACAATGAATTGTACAAACTGTGTAATAGGATTTTGTGTTGATGTATTATACTCCAGATTACAGTTCAGCGGTAAACAATGATAGATATTGCACACATACAGGCTGCGTTGATTTTaaacaatacttcaaaatgtttcTGAGAGTACATCATATGAAGCGAGACGAAAATACCAGAAAACAGATGACAAATATTGTACACTACTGAAACTTTCTGACATTTCATCATAGCATTTTACGGTGTAAGGAAAACACACTCACCAAGTACGTTCATTCCGTCGGATAAAACAAGTTTACGTCTGGCAGTTTCACCAACTACATAGGTGATGGTCTCTTCAACGTATGTGATGTTTGTTCCATTGATACGATAAAATCTAGCTCTTTCAAAGTCAGTCAAGTTTGCAACCGCTGCCTCATCAAGCGTCACATTGATAGTCCTTTGTGCAAGGATGGGGACAGGTTCAAACGTAGTTTGTGTCtgttaaattgaaaatatggCAAAGTTATCACCAGCATGGCTAAAGTGGAAATGGAGGTTCACAGAAAAGAAACAGCCAAAAGTAGATTTACAGAGAGACTTTTTTACAGAGAGTATCATTTGTTTTGCATCAGTAATCTTATAATTACAAGCAGCTGCTGTTTCACTGGTATGCAAAGTCAAGCACTAAAACTACATGTTTGACAGACCAATGATTGGTGACGGACCAcagtttacaaaaacaaaatactgcGAACTTTTAGACTGTGAGGGCATACACACTTGTGATTCATGCACATCTGGTAACTAGATGTGCATGAAGCACAAGTTTGTATGCCCTCACAGTCTGAAAGTCAgcagtattttgtttttgtaaaatgtggTCCATTGTCAGTCATTGTTTTTATCTGTACTTGCAATTTACCAATTTACAGTTGAATTGCGACCCTCAGCTCAAACACTGTGACCTGTCTTGAAGTATATTCCCCATTGCAAAAGGCTATGATTGGATCAGGGTTCAAGGGTTATTTAAGGATTAAATAAACCTATCTTTCAGGGCACTTCATTGTACTCACTTGTTTGAAGCAAGCTTGCACTAAATTTGCCGGGATCAGGTTTCTGTAAGAGACAAGTTCAATTTTAAGACGTGAGTGATGTGAAAAAGCACACTGTTGTAATAAAGCTTAGTATAGTATACCCAAACCTTTCAATTATTGGTGCAATTTACTCTGATAAGAAAAAATAGCTAGGCTGATAACTTGAAAGTGCATCCTAAACTGACATCAATTTCTAAACTCTTCTGATGATTATTATGTTTTGGAATAATATGCAAGACAACATAGCTGGTATGAATCAGTATTCGTATCTTCAGCAATGATTGCATTTATTGTTCCATCACATATTTCACATATCTTGACTCGATTATCATATTTGCTACGGAATTAGACATTTACCATAGACTTATATCCAAACAGTTTTGAGACAAGCCTTAGTTTGAGTAGAGAACTGTGTCTGgttattatcatatcaatagaTTTGTCAAAAGAATAGGAGAGGCAAATCCCTCAAAATCTTCTAAAAGAGAGACCTGCCATAAGTAATCTTTgcaaacatttacatgtatgaacAACAGAACAAACAGCAATGTAATCAGGTCTACCAGTTTATGAAAAATTTCTCAATGgacatatttgtgaaattatatTTGTACTTCTTGGATCAAAATGTCAGGACTATAACCTCCATACAtataataatctccataaatgtaacatcaaccataaatgtaataaaatgcacccataaatgtaatatcgcccataaatgtaacaaaaatcaaccataaatgtaataaaaacaccaaccacaattgtaataaattgtaaccataaatgtaataaaaaaatcacccatacttgtcaaccacaaatgtaacaaatctattttgtcgttgcaattgaggaattagccatTGAATgtttatctatgtaataaggaaagcaactccacacattcttcatatcttaattgtttgcggttattgtattttgtgtatttgaaagtgtattttatgtttcgctgttttgtgtatagaactgatcggccatggcgagacacagctgtaatctccGTGTCAGTGCattctctactccagagtggaggagactgtataacactacgatccgaTCCTTTCacgctgtttttcaaaaatttgccatactttcttaatcagtcgcctcatattcgtcttcagtggatagaTTGTCTGGAATAATcaatagattgtctgtattcctatgttgtcccacttgaagtttgttccttcactggggatgataggatgtctaattttgttctactgtgttcaaggtagtgttcgtattgtttttactaaatcgaaatatagatatatgttctcgtcaacatattttgtgtcGTAGTTTCTGTATGAGGTTGtctatttctctgttatttgttctgagtcgtcTGTCATAACCCTTGGTATCACTGGTTAACGAGtaattttgacgcttccttattatgtaattatcagtgtctagaactgctgttccacttccattatctaacggtttgatcagtacctcgccgttttctgatagtgttctcaaagtattctgtgtttcggaaaggaaaccttgtttcaggaaagtatgcaataacattacactagtcttattaaatttattatttactcagggcattgataaacaaatgatcacatatgcaagttcaagtttattacatttatggttgagttttattacatttatggttaatttgtttattacatttgtggttgtgggttgttacattaatggttggcgggtttattacatttgtggttgattttattacaattatggttgatattacatttgtggagattattacatttatggaggttacaaggACATACCGTAGTAAATCCAAAATAGCATCAAGGGTGTCCACTTTCCTTTCATCTCCTTCTTCAATGTCCAGTTGTTCTTTCTTTTCACGGTCGCCGGGATGGATGGAAACCACCAAGATAATTCCCAGTATGGCAGCAAACAGAGTCGTACAGAAGTAGTAGACCAACGCACGTCTTCCCATTCTGCCACTGGATTTGGCATCCAACTGAGCTAGCcctaaaaacaaacacaacccAAAACAATTCAGGATCTTGCTGCCTGTTGCACTGGTCATACACTGCAAAACTGAACAATTACAACTAGTAatgcttctaaacatggccCCTAAAAACTTCACAAGTATAGCTTGGTCAAAGAGGCAGGATACCTTGAACTATTTAAGGACTATGATTAAGCTGAACTtctgttttgaagttttttgaaattaataCAATACTCAACATTACAAACATCACCCTTTAACCTTCTATACATATGCACTATCATTAATTtgagctcatttccatatttgGCCACAACATCTTGCTAGACACACTGCTCAGGGCCATAATGTTGAATACTAGTACATGCTTGtacatagagggcgctgttcacagATGCAGTAGCAAGAATGAAAAACTTTTCTACCCAAGATTAACAGTGAACTCTGCTAGGCCAAATTTCATTTCAGATATCCTTGGGACAGTAATTTTGGCAGCATAGAGGAATTTACTTTGTGTATTGTCTTATCACGAACACTTTGTCTGCTCATGTGTTGTAATACTGTGTCCCGATTTTGAGGTATTGTgctaaatttgttgcaaatggaATGACAGAAAACTACATTGTTTTTTTAGAGAACAAGTCTGCACAGATATACTGCAAAAGTACACAAGTTAATTAGAAACTGACAATACCTGTGATCAAACTAGAGATGATCAGTGGTAATATTAACATTTTCAACAATCTCATTAAGATTTCACCCGGAAATCCAATGAGCAGTATGGTGGTCTCCGACGGTTCAACTGCTCGGAGTGACAGTCCAAAGACGATTCCCAGCAGCACTCCCATGACCGTCAAAAAGAGAAGCAGATCGCGACGGATCCACGCCAGTACCTGTGTGGAGTAAAATAACACCTGAATCACAAGTCATCCTCCTGGACTGTTCAAATATTTGTGTTGCGTAAAATTACAGCTGATAACAAAGACATCATCCAGCAATGAGCGAACATCTGCCAGCATTCAAATTTTTGATGAATTATCCTACGGTATTCTGTCTAAGAGTTCAATCTCTCTACAGAAACATGGTGCAAAATGGATTCATGCACTGTAAACAATGTTTGGGGCTTTATACATGAACTACAAATGATCAAGAAAGTTTGTGACTGTTTATAAAATGgattttaaatgtgaaaatttaattataCAAAAAGTGACTGAcaatctgtacatgtatgtagctcTGTTCGGATTTGAGGAATCCGAACCTGGAGATGAAGTCACTTTCATCAGTCTTCACTGAACAATGTCATAGCAAGCAACCATACTTTTTGTCTTACGCTCAGTGTCTTTATTGCTTTTACCATTCTGATTTCTATATGTACAAGTTTGACCCTTTTACCTCCATGTTATCTGTTATATTGATTACAATAGTGAGCAGGATCTGTACTGGGGAAAGAGGTGAAATGGttcaaaaatttcagagaaGTAGATTTGCTTACCTTGGCATGCCAAGGCTTTGGCTGAATCGCGTCAGTTTCTGAACCTGATTCAATGTCAACCATGTTGAACATCAGTTCAGTTCGGTGTATAACTTC from Ptychodera flava strain L36383 chromosome 12, AS_Pfla_20210202, whole genome shotgun sequence includes the following:
- the LOC139145615 gene encoding excitatory amino acid transporter-like, giving the protein MFNMVDIESGSETDAIQPKPWHAKVLAWIRRDLLLFLTVMGVLLGIVFGLSLRAVEPSETTILLIGFPGEILMRLLKMLILPLIISSLITGLAQLDAKSSGRMGRRALVYYFCTTLFAAILGIILVVSIHPGDREKKEQLDIEEGDERKVDTLDAILDLLRNLIPANLVQACFKQTQTTFEPVPILAQRTINVTLDEAAVANLTDFERARFYRINGTNITYVEETITYVVGETARRKLVLSDGMNVLGLIVFCIAFGVLMAKMGKKAHVMCQFFMILNDIVMQMVLIVMWYSPVGIMSLIAAKLLSMGDLESVLAQLGMYMLTVIIGLVIHGFMVLPGLFFVITRKNPFVYFFGVLQAWITALGTASSAGTLPVTFRCLEENNKVDKRVTRFVLPIGATVNMDGTALYEAVAAIFIAQMNGINLGAGSIITVSLTATLASIGAASIPSAGLVTMLLVLTAAGLPTGDVTLLWTVDWLLDRFRTSVNVLGDSYGAGIVAHLSTVELKDMDMLEMEEGIENKIADSDDKSKLQPSVSMGDSDDKVNGIVNAEDQESITFISENK